One segment of Daphnia magna isolate NIES linkage group LG2, ASM2063170v1.1, whole genome shotgun sequence DNA contains the following:
- the LOC116917495 gene encoding actin-binding LIM protein 1 isoform X1, whose protein sequence is MVILWTNLEGEKVEPSPTSQRPIPEHGRNNSNGQLSLKRRVQVALKPSLPSLFLPLIKPNDENSNGRAASETYSPGANTDSVSLPSSLDSSPTLPDDDLLRLVVIRSRDLSPDSGVLIQYEPTPSPSVPVNPVRPTTLPAQRAKPPKTLPIIYGKTHCQSCKKKCSGEVLRVQDKYFHIQCFKCRVCQNSLAQGGFFCKDGDYYCTRDYQDRFGTKCSHCGRFVEGEVVTALGKTYHSSCFTCARCRQPFPSGERVTFTGKEVLCPKCVQIPVMTATPSPPMKPARSSPTPSSPVSNSGVNTSSSTTQCTGCAKEIVEGQALIALDSQWHVWCFKCVTCNTLLHGEYMGKDGLPYCEKDYQRQFGVKCDHCERFIAGKVLQAGDNHHFHPTCARCSKCGDPFGDGEEMFLQGSAIWHPRCGPGPGQNTNGNITLYLNGANQNQGQDDKDDRFSSTAGSEFQFSMRSRTPSVNGSVCPSPYGSMHKKLSSARTLSPGLILRDYGKRSPAPPEDITRLYTYSYLTEEPTMGYLRKPIDPYDRPPKSPHFHRPQVGGLSNKRSSLPYRLNHKPGMKALLDQMERETPRPKSPHMNNEEPIELAHYPNANRPRPGDPPRIERDDFPAPPYPYTDPERRRRWSESSKKISVSDSNDFDDRSYEPRDVVDGEIDEGTPDDPKVKKSEAELSKIATGIGKVFLHNLKEREKFRQWKMSHLDPRNASRTPSANKEPPLRLRYESPINASPSRFKDHPRPFDYEEPELDRQSTHRSSLGRSIGTLPTYNVVSSRSPPRPGYTLKSSTLPVNGRQNGGDYMGDYALGGGLAEQSQHTDFGSNKSDISAVSLTESDRRALAPDLRSSNTYSSHLGGGGMVSNTPRPHSQQGFRPMLMPVTTTSSHALPPQSAPFRGHTHLRRSLPNMSAAALAAQQALANEPPKIYPAHLLFTTNYRLPVDVDRCQLERHLSDTEFEAIFQMTRSEFYRIPPWKRNEIKKRFRLF, encoded by the exons atggtgatCCTGTGGACCAATTTGGAAGGCGAGAAGGTCGAACCGAGCCCGACGTCTCAAAGGCCAATACCTGAACATGGCCGGAATAACAGCAATGGCCAATTGAGTTTGAAACGGCGGGTCCAGGTGGCATTGAAACCGTCGTTACCGTCTCTTTTCTTACCCCTCATCAAACCGAACGATGAAAACAGCAACGGTCGTGCGGCTTCAGAAACGTACAGTCCCGGAGCGAATACCGATAGCGTCAGTTTGCCCAGCTCGTTGGATAGTTCACCCACATTGCCAGATGACGATCTGCTGCGATTGGTAGTTATCCGATCGCGAGATTTATCACCTGATTCAGGTGTTCTCATCCAGTACGAACCCACTCCCTCGCCGTCCGTTCCGGTCAATCCAGTCAGGCCGACAACGTTACCCGCGCAGCGGGCCAAACCACCAAAGACATTACCCATCATTTATG GCAAGACGCATTGTCAAAGCTGCAAGAAGAAATGCTCGGGCGAGGTGCTTCGCGTGCAGGACAAATATTTCCACATCCAGTGTTTCAAGTGCCGCGTCTGCCAGAATTCTTTGGCACAGGGAGGCTTCTTTTGCAAAGACGGCGACTACTATTGCACGCGGGATTATCAGGACCGTTTCGGCACCAAGTGTTCTCATTGCGGACGCTTCGTCGAAGGGGAAGTGGTCACCGCTCTGGGGAAGACGTACCACAGCAGCTGCTTCACTTGCGCCCGTTGCAG GCAACCGTTTCCTTCAGGGGAACGGGTGACCTTTACAGGCAAAGAAGTTCTCTGTCCGAAATGTGTCCAAATTCCCGTCATGACGGCCACGCCATCGCCGCCGATGAAACCCGCCCGTTCCAGTCCGACACCGAGCTCGCCCGTCTCGAACAGTGGAGTCAACACGTCATCGTCGACAACGC AATGCACCGGCTGCGCAAAAGAGATTGTTGAAGGCCAGGCTTTGATTGCGTTAGACTCGCAGTGGCACGTCTGGTGTTTCAAGTGTGTAACTTGCAACACCCTCTTGCACGGAGAGTACATGGGAAA GGATGGACTGCCCTACTGCGAGAAAGATTATCAGCGACAATTCGGCGTCAAGTGTGACCACTGCGAGCGCTTTATCGCCGGCAAAGTCCTTCAG GCCGGAGATAACCATCATTTTCATCCGACTTGTGCCCGTTGTTCAAAATGTGGCGACCCTTTCGGCGATGGCGAAGAAATGTTTCTTCAA GGCTCAGCTATTTGGCACCCGCGATGTGGCCCCGGCCCTGGCCAAAACACAAACGGAAACATCACATTGTATCTGAACGGCGCTAATCAAAACCAAGGACAAGACGATAAAGACGACCGTTTCAGTTCGACAGCCGGAAGCGAATTTCAA ttttccATGAGATCCAGGACCCCTAGTGTCAATGGTTCCGTTTGTCCCAGTCCCTATGGTAGCATGCATAAAAAG CTCTCTTCAGCACGAACGTTAAGTCCTGGCCTGATCCTACGCGACTATGGCAAAAGGAGTCCTGCACCTCCAGAAGACATCACTCGTTTGTACACCTACAGTTACTTGACGGAAGAGCCTACCATGGGCTATTTAAGGAAACCAATCGATCCTTACGATCGGCCACCAAAGTCGCCCCATTTCCACCGACCTCAGG TCGGTGGTCTCAGCAATAAGAGGAGCAGCTTACCATACAGATTGAACCACAAACCGGGCATGAAAGCGCTGCTGGATCAAATGGAAAGAGAGACTCCCAGACCCAAGTCCCCTCACATGAATAACGAAGAACCTATCGAGTTGGCTCACTATCCTAACGCTAACCG ACCAAGACCTGGTGATCCACCACGTATCGAGCGTGACGACTTCCCGGCCCCACCCTATCCTTACACAGATCCGGAACGTCGTCGTCGTTGGTCTGAATCTTCTAAAAAGATTTCAGTTTCGGACAGTAACGATTTTGACGATCGAAGCTACGAACCTAGAGACGTCGTCGATGGCGAAATTGACGAAGGCACACCTGACGATCCTAAAGTTAAA aaaagCGAAGCTGAGCTGTCCAAAATCGCTACGGGAATCGGCAAAGTCTTTCTGCACAACCTAAAAGAACGCGAGAAATTTCGCCAGTGGAAAATGAGCCACTTGGATCCGCGCAACGCTTCTCGCACTCCTTCTGCAAACAAG GAACCGCCGTTGCGTTTGCGCTACGAGAGTCCAATCAACGCATCGCCTTCCCGTTTCAAGGATCACCCGCGACCTTTCGATTACGAGGAGCCTGAATTGGACAGGCAATCAACCCATCGCTCTTCACTTGGTCGATCCATTGGCACTCTTCCCACCTATAATG TCGTGTCATCCCGCAGTCCACCTAGACCTGGCTACACATTGAAGTCATCCACATTGCCCGTCAACGGTCGTCAAAATGGCGGAGACTATATG GGAGACTACGCTTTGGGAGGAGGACTTGCTGAACAGTCACAGCACACGGATTTCGGGTCGAACAAATCCGACA TTTCAGCCGTTTCGTTGACGGAATCCGATCGCCGAGCCTTAGCACCTGATCTGCGGAGTAGCAACACGTACAGTAGCCATTTGGGCGGTGGCGGAATGGTATCCAACACGCCGCGTCCACACTCGCAACAAGGTTTCCGACCCATGCTAATGCCCGTCACGACTACCAGTAGCCATGCACTTCCGCCTCAATCGGCTCCTTTCCGCGGCCACACTCATTTGCGACGCTCCCTTCCCAACATGTCGGCTGCCGCTTTGGCTGCACAACAAGCGCTGGCCAACGAGCCGCCGAAAATCTATCCAGCTCATCTGTTGTTTACGACCAACTACAGACTTCCGGTCGACGTCGATCGCTGTCAGTTAGAG cGTCACTTGTCGGATACAGAATTTGAAGCCATTTTCCAGATGACACGCTCGGAATTCTACCGCATCCCGCCCTGGAAGCGTAATGAAATCAAGAAACGCTTCCGGTTGTTTTAA
- the LOC116917495 gene encoding actin-binding LIM protein 1 isoform X3, translating to MVILWTNLEGEKVEPSPTSQRPIPEHGRNNSNGQLSLKRRVQVALKPSLPSLFLPLIKPNDENSNGRAASETYSPGANTDSVSLPSSLDSSPTLPDDDLLRLVVIRSRDLSPDSGVLIQYEPTPSPSVPVNPVRPTTLPAQRAKPPKTLPIIYGKTHCQSCKKKCSGEVLRVQDKYFHIQCFKCRVCQNSLAQGGFFCKDGDYYCTRDYQDRFGTKCSHCGRFVEGEVVTALGKTYHSSCFTCARCRQPFPSGERVTFTGKEVLCPKCVQIPVMTATPSPPMKPARSSPTPSSPVSNSGVNTSSSTTQCTGCAKEIVEGQALIALDSQWHVWCFKCVTCNTLLHGEYMGKDGLPYCEKDYQRQFGVKCDHCERFIAGKVLQAGDNHHFHPTCARCSKCGDPFGDGEEMFLQGSAIWHPRCGPGPGQNTNGNITLYLNGANQNQGQDDKDDRFSSTAGSEFQLSSARTLSPGLILRDYGKRSPAPPEDITRLYTYSYLTEEPTMGYLRKPIDPYDRPPKSPHFHRPQVGGLSNKRSSLPYRLNHKPGMKALLDQMERETPRPKSPHMNNEEPIELAHYPNANRPRPGDPPRIERDDFPAPPYPYTDPERRRRWSESSKKISVSDSNDFDDRSYEPRDVVDGEIDEGTPDDPKVKKSEAELSKIATGIGKVFLHNLKEREKFRQWKMSHLDPRNASRTPSANKEPPLRLRYESPINASPSRFKDHPRPFDYEEPELDRQSTHRSSLGRSIGTLPTYNVVSSRSPPRPGYTLKSSTLPVNGRQNGGDYMGDYALGGGLAEQSQHTDFGSNKSDISAVSLTESDRRALAPDLRSSNTYSSHLGGGGMVSNTPRPHSQQGFRPMLMPVTTTSSHALPPQSAPFRGHTHLRRSLPNMSAAALAAQQALANEPPKIYPAHLLFTTNYRLPVDVDRCQLERHLSDTEFEAIFQMTRSEFYRIPPWKRNEIKKRFRLF from the exons atggtgatCCTGTGGACCAATTTGGAAGGCGAGAAGGTCGAACCGAGCCCGACGTCTCAAAGGCCAATACCTGAACATGGCCGGAATAACAGCAATGGCCAATTGAGTTTGAAACGGCGGGTCCAGGTGGCATTGAAACCGTCGTTACCGTCTCTTTTCTTACCCCTCATCAAACCGAACGATGAAAACAGCAACGGTCGTGCGGCTTCAGAAACGTACAGTCCCGGAGCGAATACCGATAGCGTCAGTTTGCCCAGCTCGTTGGATAGTTCACCCACATTGCCAGATGACGATCTGCTGCGATTGGTAGTTATCCGATCGCGAGATTTATCACCTGATTCAGGTGTTCTCATCCAGTACGAACCCACTCCCTCGCCGTCCGTTCCGGTCAATCCAGTCAGGCCGACAACGTTACCCGCGCAGCGGGCCAAACCACCAAAGACATTACCCATCATTTATG GCAAGACGCATTGTCAAAGCTGCAAGAAGAAATGCTCGGGCGAGGTGCTTCGCGTGCAGGACAAATATTTCCACATCCAGTGTTTCAAGTGCCGCGTCTGCCAGAATTCTTTGGCACAGGGAGGCTTCTTTTGCAAAGACGGCGACTACTATTGCACGCGGGATTATCAGGACCGTTTCGGCACCAAGTGTTCTCATTGCGGACGCTTCGTCGAAGGGGAAGTGGTCACCGCTCTGGGGAAGACGTACCACAGCAGCTGCTTCACTTGCGCCCGTTGCAG GCAACCGTTTCCTTCAGGGGAACGGGTGACCTTTACAGGCAAAGAAGTTCTCTGTCCGAAATGTGTCCAAATTCCCGTCATGACGGCCACGCCATCGCCGCCGATGAAACCCGCCCGTTCCAGTCCGACACCGAGCTCGCCCGTCTCGAACAGTGGAGTCAACACGTCATCGTCGACAACGC AATGCACCGGCTGCGCAAAAGAGATTGTTGAAGGCCAGGCTTTGATTGCGTTAGACTCGCAGTGGCACGTCTGGTGTTTCAAGTGTGTAACTTGCAACACCCTCTTGCACGGAGAGTACATGGGAAA GGATGGACTGCCCTACTGCGAGAAAGATTATCAGCGACAATTCGGCGTCAAGTGTGACCACTGCGAGCGCTTTATCGCCGGCAAAGTCCTTCAG GCCGGAGATAACCATCATTTTCATCCGACTTGTGCCCGTTGTTCAAAATGTGGCGACCCTTTCGGCGATGGCGAAGAAATGTTTCTTCAA GGCTCAGCTATTTGGCACCCGCGATGTGGCCCCGGCCCTGGCCAAAACACAAACGGAAACATCACATTGTATCTGAACGGCGCTAATCAAAACCAAGGACAAGACGATAAAGACGACCGTTTCAGTTCGACAGCCGGAAGCGAATTTCAA CTCTCTTCAGCACGAACGTTAAGTCCTGGCCTGATCCTACGCGACTATGGCAAAAGGAGTCCTGCACCTCCAGAAGACATCACTCGTTTGTACACCTACAGTTACTTGACGGAAGAGCCTACCATGGGCTATTTAAGGAAACCAATCGATCCTTACGATCGGCCACCAAAGTCGCCCCATTTCCACCGACCTCAGG TCGGTGGTCTCAGCAATAAGAGGAGCAGCTTACCATACAGATTGAACCACAAACCGGGCATGAAAGCGCTGCTGGATCAAATGGAAAGAGAGACTCCCAGACCCAAGTCCCCTCACATGAATAACGAAGAACCTATCGAGTTGGCTCACTATCCTAACGCTAACCG ACCAAGACCTGGTGATCCACCACGTATCGAGCGTGACGACTTCCCGGCCCCACCCTATCCTTACACAGATCCGGAACGTCGTCGTCGTTGGTCTGAATCTTCTAAAAAGATTTCAGTTTCGGACAGTAACGATTTTGACGATCGAAGCTACGAACCTAGAGACGTCGTCGATGGCGAAATTGACGAAGGCACACCTGACGATCCTAAAGTTAAA aaaagCGAAGCTGAGCTGTCCAAAATCGCTACGGGAATCGGCAAAGTCTTTCTGCACAACCTAAAAGAACGCGAGAAATTTCGCCAGTGGAAAATGAGCCACTTGGATCCGCGCAACGCTTCTCGCACTCCTTCTGCAAACAAG GAACCGCCGTTGCGTTTGCGCTACGAGAGTCCAATCAACGCATCGCCTTCCCGTTTCAAGGATCACCCGCGACCTTTCGATTACGAGGAGCCTGAATTGGACAGGCAATCAACCCATCGCTCTTCACTTGGTCGATCCATTGGCACTCTTCCCACCTATAATG TCGTGTCATCCCGCAGTCCACCTAGACCTGGCTACACATTGAAGTCATCCACATTGCCCGTCAACGGTCGTCAAAATGGCGGAGACTATATG GGAGACTACGCTTTGGGAGGAGGACTTGCTGAACAGTCACAGCACACGGATTTCGGGTCGAACAAATCCGACA TTTCAGCCGTTTCGTTGACGGAATCCGATCGCCGAGCCTTAGCACCTGATCTGCGGAGTAGCAACACGTACAGTAGCCATTTGGGCGGTGGCGGAATGGTATCCAACACGCCGCGTCCACACTCGCAACAAGGTTTCCGACCCATGCTAATGCCCGTCACGACTACCAGTAGCCATGCACTTCCGCCTCAATCGGCTCCTTTCCGCGGCCACACTCATTTGCGACGCTCCCTTCCCAACATGTCGGCTGCCGCTTTGGCTGCACAACAAGCGCTGGCCAACGAGCCGCCGAAAATCTATCCAGCTCATCTGTTGTTTACGACCAACTACAGACTTCCGGTCGACGTCGATCGCTGTCAGTTAGAG cGTCACTTGTCGGATACAGAATTTGAAGCCATTTTCCAGATGACACGCTCGGAATTCTACCGCATCCCGCCCTGGAAGCGTAATGAAATCAAGAAACGCTTCCGGTTGTTTTAA
- the LOC116917495 gene encoding actin-binding LIM protein 1 isoform X2, whose translation MVILWTNLEGEKVEPSPTSQRPIPEHGRNNSNGQLSLKRRVQVALKPSLPSLFLPLIKPNDENSNGRAASETYSPGANTDSVSLPSSLDSSPTLPDDDLLRLVVIRSRDLSPDSGVLIQYEPTPSPSVPVNPVRPTTLPAQRAKPPKTLPIIYGKTHCQSCKKKCSGEVLRVQDKYFHIQCFKCRVCQNSLAQGGFFCKDGDYYCTRDYQDRFGTKCSHCGRFVEGEVVTALGKTYHSSCFTCARCRQPFPSGERVTFTGKEVLCPKCVQIPVMTATPSPPMKPARSSPTPSSPVSNSGVNTSSSTTQCTGCAKEIVEGQALIALDSQWHVWCFKCVTCNTLLHGEYMGKDGLPYCEKDYQRQFGVKCDHCERFIAGKVLQAGDNHHFHPTCARCSKCGDPFGDGEEMFLQGSAIWHPRCGPGPGQNTNGNITLYLNGANQNQGQDDKDDRFSSTAGSEFQFSMRSRTPSVNGSVCPSPYGSMHKKLSSARTLSPGLILRDYGKRSPAPPEDITRLYTYSYLTEEPTMGYLRKPIDPYDRPPKSPHFHRPQVGGLSNKRSSLPYRLNHKPGMKALLDQMERETPRPKSPHMNNEEPIELAHYPNANRPRPGDPPRIERDDFPAPPYPYTDPERRRRWSESSKKISVSDSNDFDDRSYEPRDVVDGEIDEGTPDDPKVKKSEAELSKIATGIGKVFLHNLKEREKFRQWKMSHLDPRNASRTPSANKEPPLRLRYESPINASPSRFKDHPRPFDYEEPELDRQSTHRSSLGRSIGTLPTYNVVSALRYVPKPGYGFAPTPRSHTFTGDYALGGGLAEQSQHTDFGSNKSDISAVSLTESDRRALAPDLRSSNTYSSHLGGGGMVSNTPRPHSQQGFRPMLMPVTTTSSHALPPQSAPFRGHTHLRRSLPNMSAAALAAQQALANEPPKIYPAHLLFTTNYRLPVDVDRCQLERHLSDTEFEAIFQMTRSEFYRIPPWKRNEIKKRFRLF comes from the exons atggtgatCCTGTGGACCAATTTGGAAGGCGAGAAGGTCGAACCGAGCCCGACGTCTCAAAGGCCAATACCTGAACATGGCCGGAATAACAGCAATGGCCAATTGAGTTTGAAACGGCGGGTCCAGGTGGCATTGAAACCGTCGTTACCGTCTCTTTTCTTACCCCTCATCAAACCGAACGATGAAAACAGCAACGGTCGTGCGGCTTCAGAAACGTACAGTCCCGGAGCGAATACCGATAGCGTCAGTTTGCCCAGCTCGTTGGATAGTTCACCCACATTGCCAGATGACGATCTGCTGCGATTGGTAGTTATCCGATCGCGAGATTTATCACCTGATTCAGGTGTTCTCATCCAGTACGAACCCACTCCCTCGCCGTCCGTTCCGGTCAATCCAGTCAGGCCGACAACGTTACCCGCGCAGCGGGCCAAACCACCAAAGACATTACCCATCATTTATG GCAAGACGCATTGTCAAAGCTGCAAGAAGAAATGCTCGGGCGAGGTGCTTCGCGTGCAGGACAAATATTTCCACATCCAGTGTTTCAAGTGCCGCGTCTGCCAGAATTCTTTGGCACAGGGAGGCTTCTTTTGCAAAGACGGCGACTACTATTGCACGCGGGATTATCAGGACCGTTTCGGCACCAAGTGTTCTCATTGCGGACGCTTCGTCGAAGGGGAAGTGGTCACCGCTCTGGGGAAGACGTACCACAGCAGCTGCTTCACTTGCGCCCGTTGCAG GCAACCGTTTCCTTCAGGGGAACGGGTGACCTTTACAGGCAAAGAAGTTCTCTGTCCGAAATGTGTCCAAATTCCCGTCATGACGGCCACGCCATCGCCGCCGATGAAACCCGCCCGTTCCAGTCCGACACCGAGCTCGCCCGTCTCGAACAGTGGAGTCAACACGTCATCGTCGACAACGC AATGCACCGGCTGCGCAAAAGAGATTGTTGAAGGCCAGGCTTTGATTGCGTTAGACTCGCAGTGGCACGTCTGGTGTTTCAAGTGTGTAACTTGCAACACCCTCTTGCACGGAGAGTACATGGGAAA GGATGGACTGCCCTACTGCGAGAAAGATTATCAGCGACAATTCGGCGTCAAGTGTGACCACTGCGAGCGCTTTATCGCCGGCAAAGTCCTTCAG GCCGGAGATAACCATCATTTTCATCCGACTTGTGCCCGTTGTTCAAAATGTGGCGACCCTTTCGGCGATGGCGAAGAAATGTTTCTTCAA GGCTCAGCTATTTGGCACCCGCGATGTGGCCCCGGCCCTGGCCAAAACACAAACGGAAACATCACATTGTATCTGAACGGCGCTAATCAAAACCAAGGACAAGACGATAAAGACGACCGTTTCAGTTCGACAGCCGGAAGCGAATTTCAA ttttccATGAGATCCAGGACCCCTAGTGTCAATGGTTCCGTTTGTCCCAGTCCCTATGGTAGCATGCATAAAAAG CTCTCTTCAGCACGAACGTTAAGTCCTGGCCTGATCCTACGCGACTATGGCAAAAGGAGTCCTGCACCTCCAGAAGACATCACTCGTTTGTACACCTACAGTTACTTGACGGAAGAGCCTACCATGGGCTATTTAAGGAAACCAATCGATCCTTACGATCGGCCACCAAAGTCGCCCCATTTCCACCGACCTCAGG TCGGTGGTCTCAGCAATAAGAGGAGCAGCTTACCATACAGATTGAACCACAAACCGGGCATGAAAGCGCTGCTGGATCAAATGGAAAGAGAGACTCCCAGACCCAAGTCCCCTCACATGAATAACGAAGAACCTATCGAGTTGGCTCACTATCCTAACGCTAACCG ACCAAGACCTGGTGATCCACCACGTATCGAGCGTGACGACTTCCCGGCCCCACCCTATCCTTACACAGATCCGGAACGTCGTCGTCGTTGGTCTGAATCTTCTAAAAAGATTTCAGTTTCGGACAGTAACGATTTTGACGATCGAAGCTACGAACCTAGAGACGTCGTCGATGGCGAAATTGACGAAGGCACACCTGACGATCCTAAAGTTAAA aaaagCGAAGCTGAGCTGTCCAAAATCGCTACGGGAATCGGCAAAGTCTTTCTGCACAACCTAAAAGAACGCGAGAAATTTCGCCAGTGGAAAATGAGCCACTTGGATCCGCGCAACGCTTCTCGCACTCCTTCTGCAAACAAG GAACCGCCGTTGCGTTTGCGCTACGAGAGTCCAATCAACGCATCGCCTTCCCGTTTCAAGGATCACCCGCGACCTTTCGATTACGAGGAGCCTGAATTGGACAGGCAATCAACCCATCGCTCTTCACTTGGTCGATCCATTGGCACTCTTCCCACCTATAATG TGGTGAGCGCATTGCGCTATGTTCCAAAACCCGGATACGGCTTCGCTCCCACACCACGCTCCCACACATTTACG GGAGACTACGCTTTGGGAGGAGGACTTGCTGAACAGTCACAGCACACGGATTTCGGGTCGAACAAATCCGACA TTTCAGCCGTTTCGTTGACGGAATCCGATCGCCGAGCCTTAGCACCTGATCTGCGGAGTAGCAACACGTACAGTAGCCATTTGGGCGGTGGCGGAATGGTATCCAACACGCCGCGTCCACACTCGCAACAAGGTTTCCGACCCATGCTAATGCCCGTCACGACTACCAGTAGCCATGCACTTCCGCCTCAATCGGCTCCTTTCCGCGGCCACACTCATTTGCGACGCTCCCTTCCCAACATGTCGGCTGCCGCTTTGGCTGCACAACAAGCGCTGGCCAACGAGCCGCCGAAAATCTATCCAGCTCATCTGTTGTTTACGACCAACTACAGACTTCCGGTCGACGTCGATCGCTGTCAGTTAGAG cGTCACTTGTCGGATACAGAATTTGAAGCCATTTTCCAGATGACACGCTCGGAATTCTACCGCATCCCGCCCTGGAAGCGTAATGAAATCAAGAAACGCTTCCGGTTGTTTTAA